caagttcacatggaaccaaaaaagagcccacattgccaagtcaatcctaagccaaaagaacaaagctggagacatcacacaacctgacttcaaactgtactacaaggttacagtagccaaaacagcatggtactggtaccaaaacagagatatagatcaatggaacagaacacaggcctcagaaataataccacacatctacaaccatctgatctttgacaaacctgacaaaaacaagaaatggggaaaggattccctatttaataaatggtgctgggaaaactggctagccatatgtagaaagctgaaactggatcccttccttacaccttatacaaaaattaattcaagatggattaaagacttcaatgttagacctaaaaccataaaaaccctagaagaaaacctaggcaatactattcaggacataggcatgggcaaggacttcatgtctaaaacaccaaaagcaatggcaacaaaagccaaaattgacaaatgggatctaattaaatgaaagagcttctgcacagcaaaggaaactactatcagagtgaacaggcaacctacagaatgggagaaaatttttgcaatctacccatctgacaaagggttaatatccagaaactataaagaacttaaacaaacttagaagaaaaaaacaaacaacaccatcaaaaagtgggcaaaggatatgaacagacacttctcaaaagaagacatttatgcagccaacagacacatgaaaaaatgctcatcatcactggccatcagagaaatacaaatcaaaccacaatgagataccatctcacaccagttagaatggcaatcattaaaagtcaggaaacaacaggtgctggagaggatgtggagaaataggaacacttttacactgctggtgggactgtaaactagttcaaccattgtggaagtcagtgtggcgattcctcaaggatctagaactagaaataccatttgacccagccatcccattactgggtatatacccaaaggattataaatcatgctgctataaagacacatgtgcacgtatgtttattgtggcactattcacaatagcaaagacttggaaccaacccaaatgtccatcaatgatagactggattaagaaaatgtggcagttgTGGCGGTTGCTGGTCAGTAACAGCCAAGATGCTGTGGAATCTGCTGGCTCTTCATCAGATTGGGCAGAGGACCATAAGCACTGCTTCCcacaggcattttaaaaataaagttccagagaaacaaaaactaTTCCAGGAGGATGATGGAATTCCACTGTATCTAAAGGGTGGGATAGCTGATGCCCTCCTTCATAGAGCCACCATGATTCTTACAGTTGGTGGAACAGCATATGCCATATATCAGCTGGCTGTGGCTTCATTTCTCAATAAAGGAGTGACTTCAATCATCCCAGAAATCACTTGGTTCACATTCATTCAGCTCTCTATGGACCAGAAATCTGATAAATAACTGAGTTCTTCTTTGGGGatcaatatttattgacttgtagTAACTGCCACCAATAAAGCAGTCtttaccatgaaaaaaaaaaaaaaaagaaaatgtggcacatatacaccatggaatactatgcagccataaaaaaggaagcattcatgtcctttgtagggtcatggatgaagctggaaaccatcattctcagcaaactatcgcaaggacaaaaaaccaaacaccgcgtgttctcactcataggtgggaattgaacaatgagatcacttggacacaggaaggggaacatcacacactgcggcctgtggtggggttgggggatgggggagggatagcattagaagatatacctaatgtaaatgacgagttaatgggtgcagcacaccaacatgacacatatatacatatgtaacaaacctgcacgttatgcgcatgtactctagaacttaaagtacaataatttaaaaaaaacaataaagcaggctaaaaagggaaaaaaatcacagaataaaacctagaaaacaccactctggacataggccttgggaaataattcatgactaagtcttcaaaagcaattcATCAAAATCGAACATTgacaagtgggaactaaataaactaaagagcatctgcacaacaaaagaaactatcaacagagtaaacaaataacctacagaatgggagataatattcacaaactatgcatctaaaaattataatatccagaatctataaggaacgtTAACAAttcaataagcaaaagaaaaaataaccccattaaaaagtgggcaaaggacatgaacaatttTCAAAGGAATACATGCAAGCagcaaacaaatatattttaaaaatgctcaacatcactaattatcagagacatgcaaaacaaaaccactatAGGAGagcatcttacaccagtcagaatgggtgttacaaaaaagtcaaaaaattacagatgctggtgaggttgcagagaaaaaggaatactaaTACACCATTGTCAAGAATGTAGATTAGGTTAGCCACAGTGGAAAACATTTTGGATGTGTCTCGAGGAACTTAAAACATacctaccatttgacccagcaatcccattactgggtatatacccaatagaaaataaatcatcctatcaaaaagacacatgcacttgcatgttcatcacagtactattcacagTCACAAAGACATGCAATCATTGTAGGTGTCCATCAAGAGctggctggataaagaaaatgtggtacatatacttcACAGAAtcctatgcagacataaaaaggaatgaaatcacattctttgcagcaacatggatgcaactagaggccattaccctaagtgaattaacaggagaacagaaaaccaatactgtatgttctcacttataaatgggagcaaAACACTGGGTACTCAcgaacataaagatggaaacaaaagACACTGGGAGCTACTAAACATGGAGACGGAGGGAGGAAGGCAACGGTTGAGAAATGAACTGCTCACTATCTGAGTGATGGAAGAATTTGTATCTCAAAGTTCAGCAGCATACATTACACCCATATGagaaacctgcacatatacccctgaacctaaaataaaagtgaaaattataaaaaggaatttgaaatgaaataaaataatagcatctACAGTAgcatgagaaaatataaaatgctttgcGAAAAATCTAACAACAGTTATGTAAGACCTGTggactgaaaactacaaaacatttacTGGCGGAaataagaaaacctaaataaatcaaGAGATACAGATATTCATGTGACTAAGAAGGAGTAATTATTCTTCAGAGTAGgtagaaaaattaattattacagttaattattaattcataagaattaatattcttaaaatgatcATTCTTCCCAGTTTAATCTGTAGTTTCAAAAtaatctcaatcaaaatctcaTCAGAGATTTTGTATAAATTGGCAagctcattttaaaatacatatggaaatgcaaaattctTAAAACAGCTAACAATAaacaaagtttgaaaaaaaagaacaaagttggagaactacACGACATCTAAAACTattataaagttacagtaatccAGACaatatggtactggtataaagatATACAtcagtggaaaagaatagagTCCGCAAAAAAGAAAAGTCCCAAATGTATATGGACAACTGATtgttgacaaaggtgcaaaagatACTCAGTAGATGAATGATTTctgcaacaaatggtgctgaaaattGGATAGTTGTGTAAAAAACAACTTCAATCTATATCTGGCACTAAGAATTGCTCATACacaatgtaaaatctaaaactacaaaatgtgCAGAagtaaacacaggaaaaaaaactgtGATTTTTGATTAGAAGATGTCTTAAATACAACAAAAGCatgattcattaaaaaaattggtaTTTTGGGCTTCATAATTTTAAGAACTTCTGCTCTGTTAAAGGCATTGTTAAGTGAATAAAAATTAAGCTACAAGctgggggaaaaatatttgcaaaacatgtatCTGGTTAGTGACTTGTGCccagaatatgtaaaaaaaaCTCTCATAaccaaataataagaaaatagacaactcaattaaaaatgagcaaaatatttgaatagacagtCCATGAAAGAAGACATATGGATGGCAAGTAAGCATATGaataaaatgttcaacattacatTAGTAATCACTAGGAAAAGGAACATTAAAGCCACAAGAAGATACCATTACAAACCTATTATAACGCCTATAATCCAAAAGTAATGGTGAGGATTGTAGAGAAAATGGAACTCATTGCTAATGGAAACATAACTACTTTGGAAAAGAGTTTTTGGCAtttccagccaggtgcagtggctcaagcctgtaatcctagtactgtgggaggctgaggcaggtatatcatttgaggtcaggagttcgagaccagcctggccaacatggcaaaaccccgtctctactaaacaaaattaaaaataaaaataaaaataaaaaaattagccacatgtggtggtgcacacctgtagtcccagctactcaggaggctgaggttgcagtgagctgagatcttgccactgtattccagactgagtgaaagagcgagactgtatcaaaaaaaaaaaaaaaaaagagtttggcaTTTATGTAAAATGATAAACACATGCCTATCATATGGCACATCCTTTCCATTCATaactattttccaaataaatgaaagtatattTCCATAAAGATGTGTACACAAATGTCTGCAACTGTATTTACAACACCCCAAagatgaaaacaacccaaatgtctattaacaggcgaatgaataaataaattgttgtaTACTCAAACAGTGGAAAATATCCAGCAATCTAAAGGAATGAACCATTAATATACACAATAATAGGAATGAGTCCCAGAAATAAttatgctgaaagaaatcagacaaaaCAGTATCCACTGTAATTTTAACCTAAAATTCCAGAAAATACAGACTCTTCATCTATATAAAAAGAAAGCGGATCCAGGATTGGCAGGCGTGAGAGATGGATGGGTAGGGCTGAGATAGAGGATCATAGAGCAGCGTGGGGACATTTGGGGATGATGAATATGCACATCATTTTGATTGTGGTGACGGTTTtacacatatatctatatctttatCTTAACATATTTTACAGTGTAAACATTTGCAATTgattgtatgtcaattataccttaagAAAGCTGTTGTAAGAAACATTTTCCTAGCTTCTGTGAGATGCTACACAGACCTGTAAGCCCTCCTATGAATGTGTCCTGCTGCATAGCTCATGTTCCCTTTAAACTCATCATAGAAAGGAtgtattaaaactaaaattatgtGGCACAAAGTCAAAGGATGTAGTTAAAGATGATAATTTTATGGTCTTGAGGGGAACTACTATAAATGCAGACACTAAACAACAGAACGATAGTTCCTAGAATATGACTAAGTTTAAAATCACaggaaataaaaggcagaaaTATCATTAAATCTGACTACAAACTGATTTTCAAATTGAAAAGCAGAATCAGGAAATGGTAAATGTCTTAATGTGTTGCTTTTCTCTGCCTTTTGAATGAAGATAGCCAAAttacaaattttttgaaaaggcTGTAATTTCAACTATGGGGGAAACCTAAACATAGTCATTTATAAGTAACTGAGAAAGTGGTTAGAAAGAGATTGAATACTTGAACATATTCAGAGTTTTCTATAAACAGCAAATCCACAGATTATAAAGAGGGCTCCAAGCATAATGTGAGCTTGCCCTTGTAAATTTCCAAGTAGTGAAGGAAATTTCGTGGACCATTAATCTATTTTTGTGCAATGAAACTGTGTTTATTGCTATGGAAACTAATGGAAGACACCCCGGAATTGCTACAGATAAAATATCTGGATGAATTTATAAAGCACTTGCCAGTGCTTGAAGCCAGAGTCTGGAGGACAGGAGTCTCattcacagttttgtttttttgtcttgtaTCCAATGCCAAACATAGGCATACTGGTGCTACTCAACGAATCTTGGCTAACTTACGtttcgttttatttatttatttatttatttatttagaaatcatTGCAGAACCTAGTTTTTAGCACACTGAGATTTTATATcaggaaatttaaatttaatttttaaaaaacttgtcgGGCAGTATATTTCTGCTCCTCCATTGCTGAAATTAATAAAGTGAGTACAGCACAAAGACAACACAAGATAAACCAAACACAGGAGAAACCAAACACAAGAGAAACCAAACACAAGAGAAACCAAACACAAGAGAGTCATCACCAAGACAACCAGAATCGAGGGGCTTATTGGGACAGATACTAACAAGCTATGGAGTCAAAGCATGACAGAAAAGCAATAGAATTATAGAGAAGGCAAATAACCTCCAAATTAGTAAATCAATCCGATGCAAAGATTCGCAAGCCCTTCATAATTCCAAGGTATTGCACTACTTAGAAAAGCGATAATGCAGAGCAAAGAATAGATGCAATAGTCAAAAACTAATAAGAGAAGAATCTATATCAGTAATAGTGGTGAAATTGCTAAAGGGCAATGAGTAGCAAAGAAAAGTATGGAGAAAAGAAATCTGAAGAAAGGTTGTCAAAAAGACGAGAGGACAAAACATTCTAATATGAAGCATTTGGGAAGCTTAGTTGAGGAGTGAAGGATGCTTAATCTGGGCAGCCACATTTCAGGAAAATTGATTAAAAGGCCACACTGAACATTCGTAGAAGGTTAGAATAGACTCGGACTTTAAATGAATTGTATTTTTACCCTGGAACCATATGTAAAAATGAATTGCCTAGAAACATAAACATGTAAGTAGTCAGAAGTTAAAACACTAGAATCCTCCTAATTTCTTCCTTACCCCATGCCCAAAGCAGCTTGTAAAATTAATTACACCCTGCATGAGTTTCTTAGAGCCATCATAACAAACTACCATGAACTGAGGGGCTTCAAacgacagaaatttattctctcacagctctggaggcctgAAGTCTGAGATTAAGAGTGCAAGGCTGCTCTCCCCTTAGATGCTCTGGCCGGgaatctgtttcttttctcatccagcttctggtggctacAGGCATTCCTTGGTTTACTGCTGTATCGCTGCAACCTGTGCCTGTGTGCTTagatttccttctcttcctctgtgttttctcctctgtgtcttttataaagacacatgtgattgcatttagggcccCCTCAGATTATCTGGCAAAAGTACCTCCTCTTAAATTCCTTAACCATATTTTTGCCATATTAGTTAATATCCTTTTGCTGTGTTTTGCAATATTTAGAAGTTCTGGGAATTgggacatatcttttgggggaaaCTATTATTCAACCCACATCATATCAGCTCTCTGAaagaaatgtgtacatatatatatgtgaatgtatatgtgtgtccatttatatatatgaatgttgCTAGTATAATGGGAGTAAAGTTacaatttacaaacaaaaatgaaatacagtAGTTTCCCCCCTAACcatggttttgctttttgttatttcagttacctgcagtcaactttggtccaaaaatatgaaatgataaattccagaaataattcatagtttttttttgttttatttgttttttgttttttttttttttttttttttgaggcagagtctctctctgtcacccaggctggagtgcagtgacgcgatttcggctcacttccagctctgcctcccgggttcacgccattctcctgcctcagcct
This genomic interval from Gorilla gorilla gorilla isolate KB3781 chromosome 3, NHGRI_mGorGor1-v2.1_pri, whole genome shotgun sequence contains the following:
- the LOC115934363 gene encoding putative cytochrome c oxidase subunit 7A3, mitochondrial, which gives rise to MLWNLLALHQIGQRTISTASHRHFKNKVPEKQKLFQEDDGIPLYLKGGIADALLHRATMILTVGGTAYAIYQLAVASFLNKGVTSIIPEITWFTFIQLSMDQKSDK